The Xylocopa sonorina isolate GNS202 chromosome 10, iyXylSono1_principal, whole genome shotgun sequence genome contains the following window.
GAAATTTCGTATGCTATACTTCCCACAACATTAAATTTAAGTTACCTAAAATATGTTAAACTTCCACATACGAAAAAGAATGTATCCATGTTTGGTAAAACATTATGCAGAAAATGGAAATTTAGTAAACCAATTCTCAAATCCCAAAATCAACATTATGGAACAGTAAAAAGATTTGACTTTTCAATTCCATATGGTCGTATTTAAAATAAAACACATGataataaaaatgtataaattaaATTGGGCACAGGTTTTACGGTACAAATAATTTTATcataataattaaatattatttttataaatgtaAATTTGAATTAGAAATTTTATAGAAAGTTACATATATTTGAGAATATGCAAATGATGTATATACACAAAGACATAATGTAATTCATTAGAAGGTAGCTATTTTTACTTTCATAATTATGTTTAACTACAACTATAACTACGTTTACATTTATTGTAGTTTCCAAATGAGAAACTGGCAAAAGTCCAGAATTTTTAACTTAAAATGTACTTTTAATACTTCAGttaataatatatatgtttatatgcatataaaaatttttatatattcttcCTTGTTAATACCAAAGTAACAATAGTCTGGAATAAATTTTATAATAGGTAAAAAATTGCCATCCAAAcctacatttcaaataaccACACCTTCTAATGTGAAAATTATCCCTGCTGGAAAACAATCTGTTGTAAAGGGCTTCAATGTAAACTGGTCTGAGAATACTGAACTGCTGAACTCTCGTGCTGAAAGTCCTCGCTCTCAAAGTCCATCTTCGGATTGTAATAATCCAGATATAAATAAAAAAGATAATATATTGAAAGACAAAAAAACAGTTTCCTCAAGGGCCAATAGTCCACGATGTCAGTCTCCTATATCAGGACATCAAACGCCTGATTTAGTATCAAAAATAAAGTTCAATGAAGAAAAGGTTGATGTTTTAAAGATCTATAAAGACAAAAGAGGAGACAGTAAAGAACAATTACATCTAGTTGTCGTTGGTCATGTCGATGCTGGTAAAAGTACTTTATTAGGACGATTATTATGTGACTTAGGACAAGTTCCATCAAGACTGATTCACAAATATCAacaagaaagtaaaaaaatagGAAAACAATCATTTGCTTATGCATGGGTTCTTGATGAAACAGGGGAGGAAAGGTAATtcaaatttttattataaatggaATCATCTTGGATATTTATCTTTCTATGAGTTTATTTTTTTATGTATTCTTAATAGAGAACGTGGGATAACAATGGATGTTGGTCATTCTAAATTTGAAACAGAAACGAAATCCATTACTTTACTAGATGCGCCTGGACATAAGGACTTCATACCTAATATGATTGCTGGTGCAACTCAAGCTGATGTCGCTTTATTAGTAGTAGATGCTACCAGAGGAGAATTTGAAACTGGTTTTGACAGTGGAGGTCAAACTAGAGAACACACACTGCTATTACGTTCATTAGGTATTAAAATTATATACAACTCTTATACACACAGAAATGTAGATATTGTTCTTCATTTAAAATGGACTGAATTTTCAGGTGTATCACAGTTAGCAGTAGTAATAAATAAATTAGATACTGTAGATTGGTCAAAAGAAAGGTTTAATGAAATAGTGAGCAAAATGAGTGTGTTTTTGAAACAAGCTGGATTCAAAGATAATGTCACTTTTGTTCCTTGTAGTGGTCTATATGGTGAAAACATAGTAACACAGCCTAAACCACCTTTATCTAATTGGTATAACTATTatttataacattcaatgtgtcAAAAGAAAAATACTTATTAACATTGTTTAATCACACAGGTATACAGGACCTACACTAGTCAATGTTATTGACAACTTTAAATGCCCAGAACGTCCTATAGACAAACCATTTCGTTTTTCA
Protein-coding sequences here:
- the Hbs1 gene encoding translation elongation factor EF-1alpha (GTPase) HBS1, encoding MSRHRDVRSMNYSEEYEGYDDVYGHSVEDDYCVSPSAEQFLFDRSKQQNIASFITEPDIIEDNEDNEELLLSSKEEDVVLTELERAKLISCMESIKNVIGDTVPEFEIKKKIIQSNFDAEMALDSILKESPPRNVTEPLTVNKDNLEPHPGKKLPSKPTFQITTPSNVKIIPAGKQSVVKGFNVNWSENTELLNSRAESPRSQSPSSDCNNPDINKKDNILKDKKTVSSRANSPRCQSPISGHQTPDLVSKIKFNEEKVDVLKIYKDKRGDSKEQLHLVVVGHVDAGKSTLLGRLLCDLGQVPSRLIHKYQQESKKIGKQSFAYAWVLDETGEERERGITMDVGHSKFETETKSITLLDAPGHKDFIPNMIAGATQADVALLVVDATRGEFETGFDSGGQTREHTLLLRSLGVSQLAVVINKLDTVDWSKERFNEIVSKMSVFLKQAGFKDNVTFVPCSGLYGENIVTQPKPPLSNWYTGPTLVNVIDNFKCPERPIDKPFRFSVNDIFKGTGSGFCVSGHVETGMVSLGDKVLVLPRNEVAMIKGLQADEVSVTNAFAGDHVSLTLSGIEQQNVGIGDIICNPQNPVPVTTCFQAHIVVFAVKIPIIKGLLVVIHQQSLVQPAIITKLVAQLHRVTGETVKKKPRCLPKNSSAIIELTTQNPVCMELYRDVKQLGRIMLRVEGTTIAAGLITKIK